One region of Mycteria americana isolate JAX WOST 10 ecotype Jacksonville Zoo and Gardens chromosome 17, USCA_MyAme_1.0, whole genome shotgun sequence genomic DNA includes:
- the PRRC2B gene encoding protein PRRC2B isoform X7, which yields MSDRLGQITKGKDGKSKYSTLSLFDKYKGKSIEAIRTTVIPRHGLQSLGKVAAARRMPPPANLPSLKSENKGNDPNIIIVPKDGTGWANKQDQPDQKSSSVTAAQLQESLPQQGLQKSVSNLQKPTQSISQESTNSVPGGPKSWAQLNGKPAGQEGGSRASSRLLSFSPEEFPTLKAAGEQDKVGKEKGALDPSYGPGPSLRPQNVTSWREGGGRNITSATSLTASPAELGSKTSSTGDGAPSSVSASDPKEPSLRPAQPIRKGASQFMGNVYQPPTYHDMLPAFMCPQQPSETPASLDRGSFPLPQLRLEPRVPFRQYQMNDQDGKENRLSLSRPARPVRQQVERAPRPTIINAENLKGLDELDTDADDGWAGIHDEVDYSEKLKFSEDEEEEETLKDGRQKWNSWDPRRQRQLSLSSGDSADVKHTLEEGKNWGDSVGLSRSVRKVQDSQQPPRKLNGWSSASEYQKPPLGSILRQQSLEDKEEKVPLRQKFVHSEISEAVERARKRREEEERRAREERLAACAAKLKQLDQKCKLAQKSGETQKHTENEDLRPPSTEKNAVQENGHAFRRASPEFHTQDVSVGYLEEETPAPAAAAQSSSEEELREAPSPAQEFNKYQKSLPPRFQRQQQQQQQEQLYKMQHWQQQQVYPPPSHSHPQRTFYPPHPQMLGFDPRWMMMPSYMDPRMAQSRTPVDFYPSALHPSGIMKPMIQQDSIGGSSCRSEDQNCQVGQAERKAAPLDPVPVWGQESYTSLQSKGYSLSHQKQADNMTMEGLHARNDSYSASPGRPESLSTQRDLFEERGEEYLNAFDKKAQGDFDSCLSSQRIGQDLLFQHQETVQETCPAGSRHANLRCSPLEPDFIQAEKKPEYNGWDISHHQKPAETAAEVAEEVPRDEQSFSADPWKKEGANTKQATEETTEWAPENRNTSSQHQEQMGRTRRSGPIKKPVLKALKVEEKEKEMEKVKLEGEDTSRPLKEKAAVQKVENESDDSAALLNSTRYLLDDKGSSQATLAREAEKSQEEEEEEEEEEKPERTWENKLSRESGDLPPTKRNNWIFIDEEQAFGGRGQGRGRGRGFREFTFRGRGTVVGSRGVYNNQRSSRGRGLREFNQPEDFPRGKPRRRIASETHSEGSEYEELPKRRRQRGSENSNESSVLDREDSDLKKGDFKESWRSNKIYSDDHNSLDPKMRAPRAFGRSLPPRLSNSGYGRRGFMGKEPTQWQGRSGGAGWQEYSHTAPSDAFGSRQQADRDYIQDSYKHMDSFSSRVFDESHLDDKRHFFQEDYSADQENIENRPFRRRRPPRQDKPPRFRRLRQERESVGQWNPEEGGPNLLPSQWPGRPKLTTAEKSSISGRRSPELSYQNSSDHANEEWETASESSDFSERRERRDGVSESEGQLEGGLGSGSLGEKRELAKRSFSSQRPLVDRQSRKAEPAGFAEQSVRTGVGAASRYESQQNGTLIKSKRSPEEGGGLGNTSGGSSHSIYSLDRASHANSECAEGPGKKPEKEPKSTAQRASEKGEALSQFELSYGSAIIDNRVSNTAEENEVGSIASEGFIEVLTKKQRRLLEEERRKKEQAAQAPAKARVLQSRIPPRFAKKQNSLCLEQSDVTVSGNSLGTEIWESNSPALSVQSPGSDSWSKPVNTFNGTESSTTEDSDFSLPPGSASGTAANPVTKLQDALASNAGLTQSIPILRRDHHLQRCIGLNPMSFPTADLTLKMESARKAWENSPSLPEQNSPGGAGSGIQPPSSVGASNGVSYSSFGGVSMPPMPVASVAPSASIPGNHIPPLYLDGHVFASQPRLVPQTIPQQQSYQQAAAAQQIPISLHTSLQAQAQLGLRGGLPVSQSQEMYSSIQPFRSQVYMHPSLSQPSTMVLTGGTALKPPYSAFPGMQPLEVVKTQSGSPYQPMNGSQTLVYEGQINQAAGIGASQMMDSQLTQLTMPVPGSQLPLPRYGSGQQPLILPQSIQLPQGQNLPVGAPRRILPPGSQPSVLATSRESSQMEMKGFHFSDGKQNMSSGASVPSPHTYRIYSMNIVDSSISRPSSASPSGKPSGPAVSMGSVQGHYVQQAKQRVDENKANLGAVKLQETASTNQMKPVRTGAIKPQAVKVEESKA from the exons ATGTCCGATCGTTTGGGGCAAATAACCAAGGGAAAGGATGGGAAAAGCAAGTACTCGACTCTCAGCCTGTTTGATAAGTATAAAGGAAAGTCAATAGAAGCTATCAGAACTACAG TTATTCCTAGACATGGCTTACAGAGTCTTGGGAAAGTTGCTGCTGCCCGGCGCATGCCACCTCCTGCAAACTTGCCTAGCTTGAAGTCTGAGAACAAAGGAAACGACCCCAACATCATTATAGTACCCAAGGACGGTACAGGATGGGCAAACAAGCAGGATCAGCCAGACCAAAAGAG TTCCAGTGTGACGGCTGCACAGCTGCAGGAGTCGCTGCCGCAGCAGGGTTTGCAGAAATCTGTCTCCAATTTACAGAAGCCGACACAGTCAATCAGTCAGGAG agtaCAAATTCAGTGCCAGGTGGACCAAAGTCATGGGCGCAGCTGAATGGAAAGCCAGCAGGACAAGAAGGTG GTTCAAGGGCCTCAAGCCGACTGTTATCCTTCTCTCCCGAGGAATTTCCGACGCTGAAAGCAGCTGGCGAGCAGGACAAGGTTGGCAAAGAAAAGGGCGCCTTAGATCCGTCGTATGGGCCAGGACCAAGCCTCCGCCCCCAGA ATGTCACCAGTTGGAGGGAGGGCGGTGGGAGGAACATAACCTCTGCCACATCTCTGACCGCCTCCCCTGCTGAGCTGGGCAGCAAGACCTCTAGTACCGGAGACGGAGCCCCCTCCTCAGTGAGTGCCAGCGATCCAAAGGAGCCGTCTCTCCGCCCAGCTCAGCCTATCCGCAAAGGGGCTTCACAGTTCATGGGAAATGTCTACCAACCACCTACATACCATGACATGCTACCTGCTTTT ATGTGCCCACAACAGCCATCTGAGACCCCTGCATCGCTGGACCGAGGGTCTTTCCCCCTTCCTCAGCTTCGGCTTGAGCCCCGGGTACCTTTCAGACAATACCAGATGAATGACCAGGATGG AAAAGAGAACAGGCTCAGCCTGTCTCGCCCAGCACGTCCAGTTCGGCAGCAAGTAGAGAGAGCACCTCGGCCCACCATTATCAATGCAGAGAACCTAAAGGGGCTGGATGAACTAGACACTGATGCGGATGACGGATGGGCAG GCATTCATGATGAAGTGGATTACTCTGAGAAACTAAAGTTTagtgaagatgaggaagaggaagaaactcTTAAAGATGGACGACAGAAGTG GAACAGCTGGGATCCCAGAAGGCAGCGACAGTTATCCCTGAGCTCTGGAGACAGTGCAGATGTCAAACACACcttggaggaaggaaagaattgGGGCGACTCAGTTGGCTTGTCCCGGTCAGTCCGGAAGGTGCAGGATTCACAGCAGCCTCCGAGGAAGCTGAATGGCTGGAGCTCTGCATCTGAATACCAG AAGCCCCCACTGGGAAGTATTCTCAGACAGCAGTCCCTCGAGGATAAAGAAGAAAAGGTGCCACTGAGACAGAAGTTTGTGCACTCTGAGATCTCGGAGGCTGTCGAGAGAGCCAGGAAGcgacgggaggaggaggagcggcgAGCCAGGGAGGAGCGTCTGGCAGCCTGCGCTGCAAAGCTGAAGCAACTCGATCAGAAATGCAAACTGGCTCAGAAGAGTGGAGAGACCCAGAAACACACAGAGAATGAAGACCTGCGACCCCCAAGCACAGAGAAGAATGCTGTGCAAGAGAATGGTCATGCTTTCCGTAGAG caagCCCTGAGTTTCACACACAGGATGTCTCTGTTGGCTATCTGGAAGAGGAgactcctgccccagcagcagcagcccaaagCAGCAGTGAGGAGGAGCTCAGAGaagctccctccccagcacaggaatTCAACAAATACCAGAAGTCTCTTCCCCCACGAttccagaggcagcagcagcaacagcagcag GAGCAGTTGTACAAGatgcagcactggcagcagcagcaagtctatcctcccccatcccattcccatccccaacGGACGTTCTACCCACCGCATCCCCAGATGCTTGGCTTTGATCCTCGCTGGATGATGATGCCCTCTTATATGGACCCTCGCATGGCCCAGAGTCGCACGCCCGTGGATTTCTACCCTTCAGCCCTTCACCCTTCAG GAATTATGAAGCCCATGATTCAGCAGGACTCCATCGGTGGGAGCAGCTGTCGGTCTGAAGATCAGAACTGTCAAGTAGGGCAGGCGGAAAGGAAAGCTGCTCCCTTGGACCCTGTGCCAGTGTGGGGCCAGGAGAGCTACACATCTCTGCAGAGCAAAGGGTACTCCCTGTCACATCAAAAACAGGCTGACAACATGACCATGGAGGGGCTGCATGCCAG GAATGACAGTTACTCTGCTTCTCCTGGAAGGCCGGAGAGTCTGAGCACCCAGCGAGATCTCTttgaggagagaggggaggagtaCTTGAATGCTTTTGACAAGAAGGCCCAAGGAGACTTTGACAGCTGCCTGTCTTCTCAGAGGATAGGCCAAGATCTCTTGTTTCAGCATCAGGAGACTGTGCAGGAAACCTGTCCTGCTGGCAGCCGCCATGCAAACTTGAGGTGTTCGCCCCTAGAGCCTGACTTTATCCAAGCAGAGAAGAAGCCTGAATATAATGGCTGGGATATCAGCCACCATCAGAAACCTGCAGAGACTGCAGCAGAAGTTGCCGAAGAAGTGCCCAGGGATGAGCAGTCATTCAGTGCTGACCCATGGAAGAAAGAAGGAGCTAATACTAAACAGGCCACTGAAGAGACAACAGAGTGGGCTCCTGAGAACCGGAACACCAGTAGTCAGCACCAGGAGCAAATGGGGAGGACGCGGCGATCAGGCCCAATTAAAAAACCAGTCCTGAAAGCCCTCAaggtggaagagaaggagaaagagatggagaaggtTAAACTGGAGGGAGAGGACACCTCACGCCCACTGAAGGAGAAGGCGGCTGTTCAGAAAGTAGAAAATGAGTCCGATGATTCTGCAGCCTTACTGAACTCCACACGTTACCTGCTGGATGACAAAGGTTCTTCCCAAGCCACCCTTGCCCGAGAGGCTGAGAAATcccaagaggaagaagaggaggaagaagaggaagagaagccAGAAAGAACCTGGGAGAACAAACTATCCAGAGAGTCTGGTGATCTCCCTcccacaaaaagaaacaactggaTCTTCATTGATGAGGAACAAGCCTTTGGTGGGAGAGGTCAAGGGCGTGGGCGAGGGAGAGGCTTCAGAGAGTTCACTTTCAGAGGCCGAGGCACTGTTGTGGGCAGCCGGGGAGTCTATAACAACCAGCGGAGCAGCCGAGGGCGAGGGCTTCGGGAGTTCAACCAGCCAGAGGACTTCCCCAGAGGCAAGCCAAGGCGCCGGATTGCAAGTGAGACGCACAGTGAAGGGTCAGAATATGAGGAGCTCCCCAAGCGTCGCCGGCAGAGGGGCTCGGAAAAcagcaatgaaagctctgtgCTGGACAGGGAGGACAGTGATCTGAAAAAAGGAGACTTCAAAGAGTCTTGGCGGTCCAACAAAATCTATTCAGATGATCACAATAGTCTGGATCCTAAGATGAGGGCTCCGAGAGCTTTTGGGAGATCACTGCCGCCAAGACTGAGCAACTCTGGCTATGGGCGAAGGGGTTTCATGGGTAAGGAGCCCACCCAGTGGCAAGGCAGGAGTGGGGGAGCAGGGTGGCAGGAGTACAGCCACACCGCTCCATCGGACGCTtttgggagcaggcagcaggctgaCAGGGACTACATTCAGGATTCTTATAAACACATGGATTCCTTCTCCAGCCGGGTTTTTGACGAGAGTCATCTGGATGACAAAAGGCACTTTTTCCAGGAGGATTACTCAGCAGATCAGGAGAACATAGAGAACAGGCCATTCAGGAGGCGGCGTCCCCCTCGCCAAGACAAGCCCCCGCGATTCAGGCGCCTCAGGCAAGAGAGGGAATCGGTCGGCCAGTGGAACCCCGAGGAGGGAGGCCCCAACCTGCTGCCCAGCCAGTGGCCTGGAAGACCCAAGCTGACTactgcagagaagagcagcatCTCTGGCAGACGGTCTCCTGAGCTGTCCTACCAGAACTCATCGGACCATGCCAATGAGGAGTGGGAGACAGCATCTGAAAGCAGTGACTTCAGCGAGCGGCGGGAGAGGCGAGATGGAGTTTCAGAGAGCGAAGGCCAGCTGGAGGGTGGCCTCGGGAGTGGGAGCTTGGGAGAGAAGAGGGAGCTGGCAAAGAGGAGCTTCTCAAGCCAAAGGCCGCTTGTCGACAGGCAGAGCCGCAAGGCCGAGCCAGCAGGGTTTGCGGAGCAGTCCGTCAGGACTGGTGTAGGGGCAGCTTCCAGATACGAGAGCCAGCAGAACGGAACACTGATAAAAAGCAAAAG GTCTCCAGAAGAAGGAGGGGGCCTTGGCAACACCAGTGGTGGGAGCAGTCACTCCATTTACAGCTTGGATAGGGCCTCCCATGCAAACTCAGAGTGTGCTGAGGGGCCGGGTAAAAAGCCAGAGAAGGAGCCCAAATCCACTGCGCAAAGAGCAAGTGAGAAGGGAGAGGCCTTGTCACAGTTTGAACTGAGTTACGGAA GTGCCATCATCGATAATCGGGTGTCGAACACAGCGGAAGAGAATGAAGTAGGTTCTATAGCAAGTGAAGGCTTCATTGAGGTTCTTACTAAAAAGCAGCGTCGTTTGCTGGAAGAGGAGCGAAGGAAgaaggaacaggctgctcag GCACCAGCTAAGGCCCGCGTCCTTCAGTCTCGCATTCCTCCTCGGTTTGCTAAGAAGCAGAATAGTTTGTGCTTGGAGCAAAGTGACGTAACAGTTTCTGGAAACAGCCTGGGCACAGAGATCTGGGAGAGCAACAGCCCAG CTCTTTCCGTTCAGTCTCCTGGCAGCGATTCCTGGAGCAAGCCTGTAAATACCTTTAATGGTACTGAGTCTAGCACCACTGAG GACTCTGACTTCAGCTTGCCACCTGGTTCTGCCTCTGGCACTGCAGCTAACCCTGTCACCAAATTGCAGGACGCCTTGGCCAGTAat GCAGGGTTAACGCAGTCCATTCCCATTCTGCGAAGAGATCATCACCTCCAGCGGTGCATTGGCCTGAACCCAATGTCCTTCCCCACTGCAGACCTTACTCTTAAG ATGGAGTCTGCTCGTAAAGCTTGGGAAAACTCTCCTAGTTTACCAGAACAGAACTCCCCAGGAGGTGCAGGCTCAGGCATCCAGCCTCCTTCCAGTGTTGGAGCTTCCAATGGTGTCAGCTACAGCTCTTTTGGTGGAGTTTCTATGCCTCCTATGCCTGTGGCGTCCGTAGCACCTTCTGCATCTATTCCAG GTAACCATATTCCACCCCTGTATCTGGATGGCCATGTGTTCGCAAGTCAGCCCCGCTTGGTTCCTCAGACAATACCTCAGCAGCAAAGCTACCAACAG gctgctgctgctcaacAGATTCCCATTTCCCTCCACACATCCTTACAGGCCCAAGCTCAGCTTGGGCTGAGGGGTGGTCTGCCTGTTTCCCAGTCCCAGGAGATGTACAGCTCCATACAGCCCTTCAG gtcTCAGGTGTATATGCACCCCAGTCTGTCTCAACCCAGCACCATGGTCCTGACAGGAGGTACTGCTCTGAAGCCTCCGTATTCTGCCTTCCCAGGCATGCAGCCCTTGGAGGTGGTGAAAACCCAGTCTGGGTCCCCCTATCAGCCCATGAATGGAAGCCAGACGCTGGTTTATGAAGGCCAGATAAACCAGGCGGCTGGTATAGGAGCTTCCCAGATGATGGACTCTCAGCTTACACAG CTAACTATGCCTGTGCCTGGCTCCCAGCTTCCTCTGCCCCGCTACGGCTCTGGCCAGCAGCCCCTGATTCTACCACAGTCCATCCAGCTCCCTCAGGGGCAAAACCTGCCTGTAGGAGCTCCCCGAAGAATCCTCCCTCCTGGATCCCAGCCTTCTGTTCTTGCTACCAGCAGGGAG tCCTCCCAAATGGAAATGAAAGGGTTTCATTTCTCTGACGGTAAACAGAATATGTCCTCTGGAGCATCTGTACCATCACCACATACGTACAG AATTTACTCCATGAATATTGTCGACTCTTCGATTTCCAGGCCTAGCTCTGCCAGCCCAAGCGGGAAGCCGTCTGGACCAGCAGTTAGTATGGGCTCTGTGCAAGGACACTATGTACAACAG GCAAAGCAGCGGGTGGATGAAAATAAAGCCAACCTGGGAGCAGTAAAGCTGCAAGAAACAGCTTCCACAAACCAGATGAAGCCAGTGCGCACAGGAGCGATCAAACCTCAGGCAGTCAAAGTGGAGGAAAGCAAGGCCTAG